In Pseudomonas coleopterorum, the genomic window CACTGGGGGGCGACGTATCACTCGTAAAGTGACTGTAGGGAACAACACTTTAGTCTATGAAAACGCTCTCAGAACAGCAGCGGGTTAGCATTGTAGATGCGTCTACGGCCGGTATTTTAAAAAACATGCCGGCTGCTGTCGCAGAGAAAGATCAGCACATCACTGATGCTCTTCATGCGCTTTCGCAAATCCATATCGTTCATAGCGCCAATCAGGTCAATCGCAAAAGGGGTGATTCCCAGCCACAGTCAATCGATGTCGCAACGCGAATGGTGTTTGCGGGCGGTACCTGTTTGTCGAAGGCCTACGGCCTTATCGAGAGGATGTCCGAGGACATCGACATAAAGATAGTGTTGGAATCACCACCAGAAGGCTATGCGTTCCCGAATACACTGGGTGAGCGTGGCCGACTGAAGGCGCTGCACAAGGCGGTGGAAGCTGCCCTGACGGGGCTTGGATTCCAGTTCGTTGTTCAAGTGGACAAGGACAATCCCATCCGCAGAGACGGCAGCCGCTATTACTGCCTGTTGGTGTCTTACGAAGCTCATTTTCAAGACACGGCGGGAACCTTGCGCCCGCAGCTGAAGGTTGAGCTCATTTGCCGCCCCCCGATGATCCCTTCGGAAATGCAAAGTCTGGGGTATATGCTGGAAGTGCTGAGCGGGAGCGCAAACCCTTTCGTGTTCTCCATGAACTGCATCACCGTGGCAGAAACCCTGGCGGAAAAAGTACTCTCGCTGCTGCGTCGCTGCGCATGGAATTGGGATGGTCACCAGAGCGGGGATTTCGATACCGCTCTGGTTCGTCATGTTTACGACGTGTGGCGTATCGCAATAAATCACTCCGAGGCGCTAGAGCCTGCCGCACGAGTATTTTCCTCATCCGTGAACAAGGATGTGCTTGAGTTCGGTGGGCAGCACCCTGAGTTCGCTGCGGATCCGTTCGGAGTCTTGCAACGTACCCTTAAGGTCGCCGAGACCCATGAGGGCTTGAAGGCCAATTTCGAACAACGGCTCAAGCCTTTGCTGTACGCGTCTGAGCGACCTGAATACGAAACTTGCTTCGCAACATTTACCGATGTTGCTCGGTATCTGTTGGATCACGGCGCAGCAGACGGCGATGCGTGACGGTATGGCAGTGTTCTGAGTGACCTATAGAAGGGGCCTCTAAGGAAGCTGGTCGGCGTTCGGCAGTGGTGTTTCAGGAAACGCCAAACGCCCCAGCATATGGATTGCCAGGTTTGCCAAGTTGAGAGCGTCATCGATGCCACGGTGGTAGGTGCCCTCCCATTCAAGCCCGAGCATCTCCACCGCAGGCTGCAGGCCAAGCGCTTTGCAGTTGAAGACCTTCCAGTGCCATTTCTTGAGATTGGTGTGAAGCATTCCTTCTAGCATCGGCTTGCAGTTCAGGTGTAAGGCATCCTGCTGAAGCTGTTTGTAGTCGTAATCGCCCCACGAACACCAAGCTGAGTTCGGATAGGCTTCTAGAAATGCGTCCAGCATGCGGGCAGTCCTGACATAACCAGGGGCGGTATCCACGTCGCTCTGCTTGATCGTTGTCAGTCTGCGGCAGAAGTCGGTCAATACCGGGTGTCGGGTAGGCCGGACAAAGCTCTGATATTGGTCGACCAACTGGAGTGATGACAGGTCGACCACCGCTAGGCCGATCTCAATGGTTTCCATCTCATCCCGTTGCACCTTCAGCTGACGGGCGGGTTCTCCGGGCTTGGTGTCCTCATCGCAAGTAGCCTCAAGATCGATGCACAGAAGGTACTGGTAAGGGCGTAACAGCTCCCCCAAGGCTCCCAAATGCTGCGGTTTGCGAACAGGTTCCATGGTCAGCTCTAATTTCTCGATCGGTTAATCACACCTTGAAATATCTTTTGCCCGCCCAGTCCTCCACTGTAACCGCAGAGCGTTTCGAAGGTAGCGATAGGGGGGACGCAGGACGAACTCATCATTTGCTCTGCTGTTTGTGCCGCGCGTACATGGCAGCGCTGCCACCCGTTGTGCCGCGTGCCTGAATTTCAAAAGCGTGCGGGTAGCCCCTGATGAGGTCGCTCAGCTTCTTGTAGCCGTGGGTGCGAGAATCAAATTCTGGACGTAGCTTCGTGATGTTTGCGCCCAGCGCACCCAAGTGTGCCCAACCCTCTTCGTCGGCGATATCGTCCAGGATTTTTGCGATGAACCCGACCGGCGCCTTCGGCTTCTTTGGCTTCTCCACAGCATCAGGTTTGACAGCGTCTGCAGGCAGGCTCAGGTCGGGACTTGGTTCTTCATTAGCGGGCGTCGGGCTGTCCTCGCGAAGCAACTCGATGTAGACGAACTTGTCGCACGCGGCTACGAACGGCTTGGGTGTTTTCTCTTCCCCAAAGCCATACACCGTGAGTCCT contains:
- a CDS encoding 3'-5' exonuclease, which translates into the protein MEPVRKPQHLGALGELLRPYQYLLCIDLEATCDEDTKPGEPARQLKVQRDEMETIEIGLAVVDLSSLQLVDQYQSFVRPTRHPVLTDFCRRLTTIKQSDVDTAPGYVRTARMLDAFLEAYPNSAWCSWGDYDYKQLQQDALHLNCKPMLEGMLHTNLKKWHWKVFNCKALGLQPAVEMLGLEWEGTYHRGIDDALNLANLAIHMLGRLAFPETPLPNADQLP
- a CDS encoding nucleotidyl transferase AbiEii/AbiGii toxin family protein, producing the protein MKTLSEQQRVSIVDASTAGILKNMPAAVAEKDQHITDALHALSQIHIVHSANQVNRKRGDSQPQSIDVATRMVFAGGTCLSKAYGLIERMSEDIDIKIVLESPPEGYAFPNTLGERGRLKALHKAVEAALTGLGFQFVVQVDKDNPIRRDGSRYYCLLVSYEAHFQDTAGTLRPQLKVELICRPPMIPSEMQSLGYMLEVLSGSANPFVFSMNCITVAETLAEKVLSLLRRCAWNWDGHQSGDFDTALVRHVYDVWRIAINHSEALEPAARVFSSSVNKDVLEFGGQHPEFAADPFGVLQRTLKVAETHEGLKANFEQRLKPLLYASERPEYETCFATFTDVARYLLDHGAADGDA
- a CDS encoding NYN domain-containing protein → MATHIAPNAQKRLAVLIDADNAPAAIVEGLFEEIAKYGVVSVKRIYGDWTGPQLGGWKKVLLDHSIQPIQQFAYTKGKNATDSSLIIDAMDLLYTRRFDGFCLVSSDSDFTRLASRLREEGLTVYGFGEEKTPKPFVAACDKFVYIELLREDSPTPANEEPSPDLSLPADAVKPDAVEKPKKPKAPVGFIAKILDDIADEEGWAHLGALGANITKLRPEFDSRTHGYKKLSDLIRGYPHAFEIQARGTTGGSAAMYARHKQQSK